The following are encoded in a window of Vicugna pacos chromosome 2, VicPac4, whole genome shotgun sequence genomic DNA:
- the TLR6 gene encoding toll-like receptor 6 isoform X1 yields MWFHDWPGFFGQNLDAYQDVLKNSSNPSRDGHFNTMTKDKDSTVRSFHFVYIVTLIFGTIIQFSDESEFVVDMSKLGLTHVPKDLPPETKVLDLSQNYISELHLSNVSFLSGLKVLRLSHNRIQCLDVSIFKFNQDLEYLDLSHNRLQKVSCHPIMSLKHLDLSFNDFDALPICKEFGNLTQLNFLGLSATKFQQLDLLPIAHLHLSCILLDLEGYYMKENEKESLQILNTKELHLVFHPDSFFSVQVNISVNSLRCLQLTNIKLNDDNCQVLLKFLTELTRGPNLLNFTLNHVETTWKCLIRAFQFLWPKPIEYLNIYNLTIVESIDEEDFTYQKTTLKALKMEHVINRVFLFSQTALYTVFSEMNIVMLTISDTFFVHMLCPQVPSTFKFLNFTQNVFTDSVFQNCNTLARLETLILQKNKLKDLFKVGLMTKDMLSLEILDVSWNSLEYDRHDENCIWVGSIVVLDLSSNILSDSVFRCLPPRVKVLDLHNNRIRSIPKDVTSLEALQELNVAFNFLAHLPGCGTFSSLSLLIIDYNSISNPSADFFQSCQKIRSLKAGNNPFQCTCELRDFIQGIGQVPSEVVEDWPDSYKCDYPESYKGTALKDFHVSQLSCNTALLIVTIGVTGLLVAVTVTVLCIYLDLPWYLRMLCQWTQTRRRARNVPLAELQRTLQFHAFISYSEHDSAWVKNELVPCLEKEDIKICLHERNFVPGKSIVENIINCIEKSYKSIFVLSPNFVQSEWCHYELYFAHHNLFHEGSNNLILILLEPIPQNSIPGKYHKLRALMAQRTYLEWPKEKSKHGLFWANIRAAFNMKLTLITENNDIPT; encoded by the exons ATGTGGTTTCATGACTGGCCAGGATTTTTTGGACAG AATTTGGATGCATATCAAGATGTTCTGAAGAACAGCAGCAACCCTTCGAGGGATGGCCACTTCAACACCATGACCAAAGACAAAGACTCTACTGTCAGaagctttcattttgtttacatcGTGACTTTAATATTTGGAACCATAATCCAGTTCTCTGATGAAAGCGAATTTGTGGTAGACATGTCAAAACTAGGCCTTACTCATGTTCCAAAAGACCTGCCACCAGAAACCAAAGTCTTAGATTTGTCTCAAAACTACATATCTGAGCTTCACCTCTCTAACGTCAGCTTTCTCTCAGGGCTGAAAGTTTTGAGACTTTCTCATAATAGAATTCAGTGCCTTGATGTTAGTATTTTCAAGTTCAACCAGGATTTGGAATATTTGGATTTATCTCACAATCGCTTGCAGAAGGTGTCCTGCCATCCCATCATGAGTCTCAAGCATTTAGACCTCTCATTCAATGACTTTGATGCCCTGCCCATCTGCAAGGAATTTGGCAACTTGACTCAACTGAATTTCTTGGGATTAAGTGCTACAAAGTTCCAACAATTAGATCTACTGCCAATTGCTCACTTGCATCTAAGTTGCATCCTTCTGGATTTGGAAGGTTATtatatgaaagaaaatgagaaagaaagtcTTCAAATTCTGAATACAAAGGAACTTCACCTTGTTTTTCACCCAGATAGCTTCTTCTCTGTCCAAGTGAACATATCAGTTAATAGTTTAAGGTGCTTACAACTGACTAATATTAAATTGAATGATGACAACTGTCaagttttacttaaatttttgACAGAACTCACTAGAGGGCCAAACTTACTGAACTTTACCCTCAACCACGTAGAAACAACTTGGAAATGTTTGATTAGAGCTTTTCAATTCCTTTGGCCCAAACCAATAGAATATCTCAATATTTACAATTTGACAATAGTTGAAAGCATTGATGAAGAAGACTTTACTTATCAAAAAACAACATTGAAAGCATTGAAAATGGAACATGTTATAaacagagtttttcttttttcacagacaGCATTATACACAGTGTTTTCTGAGATGAACATTGTGATGTTAACCATATCAGACACATTTTTTGTACATATGCTTTGTCCGCAGGTACCAAgcacatttaagtttttaaactttacccagaatgttttcaCAGATAGTGTTTTTCAAAATTGCAACACTTTAGCTAGATTGGAGACACTTATcttacaaaagaataaattaaaagacctTTTCAAAGTAGGTCTCATGACTAAGGATATGCTGTCTTTGGAAATACTGGATGTTAGCTGGAATTCTTTGGAATATGATAGACATGATGAAAACTGCATTTGGGTTGGGAGTATAGTGGTGTTAGATTTGTCTTCAAATATACTTTCTGACTCTGTTTTCAGATGTTTACCTCCCAGGGTCAAGGTTCTTGATCTTCACAATAACAGAATAAGGAGCATCCCTAAAGATGTCACCAGTCTAGAAGCTTTGCAAGAGCTCAATGTTGCTTTCAATTTTTTAGCCCACCTTCCTGGATGTGGTACCTTTAGCAGCCTTTCTTTACTGATcattgactataattcaatttccAACCCATCAGCTGATTTCTTCCAGAGCTGCCAGAAGATTAGGTCCCTAAAAGCAGGGAACAATCCATTCCAATGTACATGTGAGCTAAGAGACTTTATCCAAGGTATAGGCCAAGTACCAAGTGAAGTGGTAGAGGACTGGCCTGATTCTTATAAGTGTGACTATCCAGAAAGCTATAAGGGAACCGCACTTAAGGACTTCCACGTATCTCAATTATCCTGCAACACAGCTCTGCTGATTGTCACCATTGGGGTCACTGGGCTGCTGGTGGCTGTTACCGTGACCGTCCTCTGTATCTACCTGGATCTTCCCTGGTATCTCAGGATGCTGTGTCAGTGGACCCAGACCCGGCGCAGGGCTAGGAATGTACCCTTAGCAGAACTCCAAAGAACTCTCCAGTTCCATGCTTTTATTTCATACAGTGAACATGATTCTGCCTGGGTGAAGAATGAACTGGTACCTTGCCTagaaaaagaagatataaagatTTGTCTTCATGAGAGGAATTTTGTTCCCGGCAAGAGCATCGTGGAAAATATCATAAACTGTATTGAGAAAAGTTACAAGTCCATCTTTGTCTTGTCTCCCAACTTTGTTCAGAGCGAGTGGTGCCATTATGAACTCTACTTCGCCCACCACAACCTCTTCCATGAAGGATCCAATAACTTAATCCTGATCTTGCTGGAACCCATTCCACAGAACAGCATTCCTGGCAAGTATCACAAGCTGAGGGCTCTCATGGCACAGCGGACTTACTTAGAATGGCCCAAGGAGAAGAGCAAACATGGACTTTTTTGGGCTAATATTAGAGCTGCTTTTAATATGAAATTAACACTGATCACTGAAAACAATGACATACCaacttaa
- the TLR6 gene encoding toll-like receptor 6 isoform X2, whose amino-acid sequence MTKDKDSTVRSFHFVYIVTLIFGTIIQFSDESEFVVDMSKLGLTHVPKDLPPETKVLDLSQNYISELHLSNVSFLSGLKVLRLSHNRIQCLDVSIFKFNQDLEYLDLSHNRLQKVSCHPIMSLKHLDLSFNDFDALPICKEFGNLTQLNFLGLSATKFQQLDLLPIAHLHLSCILLDLEGYYMKENEKESLQILNTKELHLVFHPDSFFSVQVNISVNSLRCLQLTNIKLNDDNCQVLLKFLTELTRGPNLLNFTLNHVETTWKCLIRAFQFLWPKPIEYLNIYNLTIVESIDEEDFTYQKTTLKALKMEHVINRVFLFSQTALYTVFSEMNIVMLTISDTFFVHMLCPQVPSTFKFLNFTQNVFTDSVFQNCNTLARLETLILQKNKLKDLFKVGLMTKDMLSLEILDVSWNSLEYDRHDENCIWVGSIVVLDLSSNILSDSVFRCLPPRVKVLDLHNNRIRSIPKDVTSLEALQELNVAFNFLAHLPGCGTFSSLSLLIIDYNSISNPSADFFQSCQKIRSLKAGNNPFQCTCELRDFIQGIGQVPSEVVEDWPDSYKCDYPESYKGTALKDFHVSQLSCNTALLIVTIGVTGLLVAVTVTVLCIYLDLPWYLRMLCQWTQTRRRARNVPLAELQRTLQFHAFISYSEHDSAWVKNELVPCLEKEDIKICLHERNFVPGKSIVENIINCIEKSYKSIFVLSPNFVQSEWCHYELYFAHHNLFHEGSNNLILILLEPIPQNSIPGKYHKLRALMAQRTYLEWPKEKSKHGLFWANIRAAFNMKLTLITENNDIPT is encoded by the coding sequence ATGACCAAAGACAAAGACTCTACTGTCAGaagctttcattttgtttacatcGTGACTTTAATATTTGGAACCATAATCCAGTTCTCTGATGAAAGCGAATTTGTGGTAGACATGTCAAAACTAGGCCTTACTCATGTTCCAAAAGACCTGCCACCAGAAACCAAAGTCTTAGATTTGTCTCAAAACTACATATCTGAGCTTCACCTCTCTAACGTCAGCTTTCTCTCAGGGCTGAAAGTTTTGAGACTTTCTCATAATAGAATTCAGTGCCTTGATGTTAGTATTTTCAAGTTCAACCAGGATTTGGAATATTTGGATTTATCTCACAATCGCTTGCAGAAGGTGTCCTGCCATCCCATCATGAGTCTCAAGCATTTAGACCTCTCATTCAATGACTTTGATGCCCTGCCCATCTGCAAGGAATTTGGCAACTTGACTCAACTGAATTTCTTGGGATTAAGTGCTACAAAGTTCCAACAATTAGATCTACTGCCAATTGCTCACTTGCATCTAAGTTGCATCCTTCTGGATTTGGAAGGTTATtatatgaaagaaaatgagaaagaaagtcTTCAAATTCTGAATACAAAGGAACTTCACCTTGTTTTTCACCCAGATAGCTTCTTCTCTGTCCAAGTGAACATATCAGTTAATAGTTTAAGGTGCTTACAACTGACTAATATTAAATTGAATGATGACAACTGTCaagttttacttaaatttttgACAGAACTCACTAGAGGGCCAAACTTACTGAACTTTACCCTCAACCACGTAGAAACAACTTGGAAATGTTTGATTAGAGCTTTTCAATTCCTTTGGCCCAAACCAATAGAATATCTCAATATTTACAATTTGACAATAGTTGAAAGCATTGATGAAGAAGACTTTACTTATCAAAAAACAACATTGAAAGCATTGAAAATGGAACATGTTATAaacagagtttttcttttttcacagacaGCATTATACACAGTGTTTTCTGAGATGAACATTGTGATGTTAACCATATCAGACACATTTTTTGTACATATGCTTTGTCCGCAGGTACCAAgcacatttaagtttttaaactttacccagaatgttttcaCAGATAGTGTTTTTCAAAATTGCAACACTTTAGCTAGATTGGAGACACTTATcttacaaaagaataaattaaaagacctTTTCAAAGTAGGTCTCATGACTAAGGATATGCTGTCTTTGGAAATACTGGATGTTAGCTGGAATTCTTTGGAATATGATAGACATGATGAAAACTGCATTTGGGTTGGGAGTATAGTGGTGTTAGATTTGTCTTCAAATATACTTTCTGACTCTGTTTTCAGATGTTTACCTCCCAGGGTCAAGGTTCTTGATCTTCACAATAACAGAATAAGGAGCATCCCTAAAGATGTCACCAGTCTAGAAGCTTTGCAAGAGCTCAATGTTGCTTTCAATTTTTTAGCCCACCTTCCTGGATGTGGTACCTTTAGCAGCCTTTCTTTACTGATcattgactataattcaatttccAACCCATCAGCTGATTTCTTCCAGAGCTGCCAGAAGATTAGGTCCCTAAAAGCAGGGAACAATCCATTCCAATGTACATGTGAGCTAAGAGACTTTATCCAAGGTATAGGCCAAGTACCAAGTGAAGTGGTAGAGGACTGGCCTGATTCTTATAAGTGTGACTATCCAGAAAGCTATAAGGGAACCGCACTTAAGGACTTCCACGTATCTCAATTATCCTGCAACACAGCTCTGCTGATTGTCACCATTGGGGTCACTGGGCTGCTGGTGGCTGTTACCGTGACCGTCCTCTGTATCTACCTGGATCTTCCCTGGTATCTCAGGATGCTGTGTCAGTGGACCCAGACCCGGCGCAGGGCTAGGAATGTACCCTTAGCAGAACTCCAAAGAACTCTCCAGTTCCATGCTTTTATTTCATACAGTGAACATGATTCTGCCTGGGTGAAGAATGAACTGGTACCTTGCCTagaaaaagaagatataaagatTTGTCTTCATGAGAGGAATTTTGTTCCCGGCAAGAGCATCGTGGAAAATATCATAAACTGTATTGAGAAAAGTTACAAGTCCATCTTTGTCTTGTCTCCCAACTTTGTTCAGAGCGAGTGGTGCCATTATGAACTCTACTTCGCCCACCACAACCTCTTCCATGAAGGATCCAATAACTTAATCCTGATCTTGCTGGAACCCATTCCACAGAACAGCATTCCTGGCAAGTATCACAAGCTGAGGGCTCTCATGGCACAGCGGACTTACTTAGAATGGCCCAAGGAGAAGAGCAAACATGGACTTTTTTGGGCTAATATTAGAGCTGCTTTTAATATGAAATTAACACTGATCACTGAAAACAATGACATACCaacttaa